From Pirellulales bacterium, a single genomic window includes:
- a CDS encoding N-acetylneuraminate synthase family protein, with protein MPSTFRIGTTPVGQGHPAFLIAEIGQAHDGSLGTAHAYIDAVAGTGVGAVKFQTHIAAAESTPAEQFRVKFSPQDATRYEYWKRMEFTPDQWRGLAQHATERGLIFLSSAFSLAAVEMLDELEMTAWKVGAGEIGSLPMLERMAKTQRPVLLSSGLSSWEDLDAAVRCVRDAGAPVAVLQCTTAYPCPAEKVGLNVLNELRERYGCPVGLSDHSGKIYAGLAAVTLGATMLEVHVVFSRECFGPDVPASLTTDELRQLAEGVRFIETALAHPIDKQAIAADLASVRRTFGKSVVTARPLPVGHRITADDLAFKKPGTGIPASKYQSVIGTRTKRAIAPDTLLSEDDFE; from the coding sequence TTGCCCTCGACATTTCGCATTGGCACAACGCCCGTCGGCCAAGGCCATCCGGCGTTTCTCATCGCTGAAATTGGCCAGGCGCACGATGGCAGCCTCGGTACGGCGCATGCCTACATCGATGCCGTGGCCGGCACGGGCGTCGGTGCAGTCAAATTCCAGACGCACATCGCCGCGGCCGAGTCGACGCCGGCCGAGCAATTCCGCGTCAAGTTCTCGCCGCAGGATGCTACCCGCTACGAGTATTGGAAGCGGATGGAATTCACCCCGGACCAATGGCGCGGATTGGCCCAACATGCAACCGAGCGCGGACTGATCTTTCTGTCGTCGGCCTTTTCCCTGGCTGCGGTCGAAATGCTCGACGAGTTGGAGATGACCGCCTGGAAGGTGGGCGCGGGCGAAATCGGCAGCCTGCCGATGCTCGAGCGGATGGCCAAAACCCAGCGGCCAGTACTGCTTTCCAGTGGTCTTTCCTCCTGGGAAGACCTCGACGCGGCCGTCCGTTGCGTTCGCGATGCCGGTGCGCCGGTGGCCGTTCTGCAATGCACGACGGCCTACCCCTGCCCGGCCGAAAAGGTCGGCCTCAACGTCCTCAATGAACTACGCGAGCGCTACGGTTGTCCGGTCGGTCTATCTGACCACTCGGGCAAAATATATGCCGGACTGGCGGCCGTTACGCTTGGCGCCACCATGCTCGAGGTACACGTCGTATTCTCGCGAGAGTGCTTCGGGCCCGACGTGCCGGCATCGCTCACGACCGACGAGCTGCGACAACTGGCCGAGGGAGTGCGATTTATCGAGACGGCGCTTGCACATCCCATCGACAAGCAAGCCATCGCGGCAGACCTCGCTTCGGTCCGACGGACTTTCGGTAAAAGTGTCGTGACCGCGCGGCCATTGCCTGTCGGCCATCGCATCACGGCCGACGACCTGGCATTCAAGAAGCCGGGGACTGGCATTCCTGCCAGCAAGTATCAGAGCGTGATTGGCACACGAACCAAGCGCGCTATCGCGCCGGACACACTTTTGTCAGAGGACGATTTTGAGTAA
- a CDS encoding transcription termination/antitermination NusG family protein: MPILAPEPSLYPADLFDRAEACAEPEARWWALYSLARQEKQLMRRLHAQETPFYAPVVAKRIRSPSGRVRVSQVPLFAGYVFLYGTGAQRHVAMTTNCVSRCLDVPDGAQLTNDLRAIHRLIATGEPLTPEARLEPGQPVRIRSGALMGFEGIVLRRANETRLLVAVNFLQRGASVLVDDCQLELLN; encoded by the coding sequence ATGCCTATCCTGGCCCCTGAACCGAGCCTGTATCCGGCCGACTTGTTCGACCGTGCCGAGGCCTGTGCAGAGCCCGAGGCACGCTGGTGGGCGTTATATAGCCTCGCGCGTCAAGAGAAGCAGCTGATGCGGCGGTTGCACGCTCAAGAGACTCCCTTCTATGCCCCCGTCGTGGCCAAGCGTATTCGGTCGCCGTCGGGGCGCGTGCGCGTGTCGCAGGTGCCTCTATTCGCCGGCTATGTGTTTCTCTATGGCACTGGAGCACAGCGGCATGTCGCGATGACCACCAATTGCGTGTCTCGCTGTCTTGATGTACCTGACGGCGCGCAGTTAACCAACGACTTGCGCGCGATCCACCGCCTGATTGCCACGGGTGAGCCGTTAACGCCGGAGGCCCGTCTCGAGCCCGGTCAGCCGGTGCGCATTCGCTCGGGGGCCTTGATGGGATTCGAAGGAATTGTCCTTCGCCGCGCCAACGAGACTCGATTGCTCGTGGCCGTCAACTTCTTACAGCGCGGGGCAAGCGTCCTGGTCGACGATTGCCAACTTGAATTGCTCAATTAG
- a CDS encoding alginate lyase family protein: MKRIARMYWIVRAVGWENVPRRAWHIVMGRLGLDASEKLKDEAREGLVEREFIAGYSPAAALECWRTRADRFFTGPRQAAQIQPALTQVADDERWQHRVRDLVDALPRGQMLYFNHQSLNVGWPVDFNHDPIHDINWPTGWSRHGYRPFDKRYKDLKCVWEASRFQTAFLLARDVVRHPASPTGELFWQLLADWDRQNPFAASAGWACGQEATFRLMAWLFAACAFVDAPEARAERYHRLSELACLSGRLIERNIVYARSQKNNHAISEAAGLWTLGLMFPELRRAAQWRERGRRVLCEEIERQIYPDGSYIQHSTNYHRVMMDDVLWAIRLGTLHGDPLTELHAPLSKALVWLSAMIEPRTGRVPNYGANDGAVVLPLTTCDYVDFRPVAQAANYVLHGTRLYPPGPWDEEMLWLCGPESLSARQAEKARPSPFEAPSGGYYTLSGPRSWLFTRIHSFRDRPNQADMLHVDLWYDGANVLRDGGSFHYDTDPPWQHFFESTAGHNTVEVDGQDQMQRGPSFLWFRWTQSLLLASERSLDGRVGFLAGEHYGYRRLTGRVVHRRSIVRILDTYIIVDDLLGSDEHELALRWRLAPAEWQDRSGAWQAEIEGQQLVLRVVAPAGFATRLYRGEEGAAPEGWESLYYADKQPVPTIVTRGQASLPVRMVTVVGPAGAGITVPSLDEPAGENPVRVTGISDRALASEVARLSGGLVQPA; this comes from the coding sequence ATGAAGCGAATAGCGCGGATGTACTGGATCGTGCGCGCCGTCGGCTGGGAGAACGTACCGCGCCGGGCCTGGCACATTGTCATGGGCCGATTGGGGCTCGACGCCAGCGAAAAGCTGAAAGACGAAGCCCGGGAGGGCCTCGTCGAACGCGAGTTCATTGCCGGGTATTCGCCGGCCGCGGCGCTTGAATGCTGGCGGACCCGCGCCGATCGGTTCTTCACGGGGCCACGCCAGGCTGCCCAGATACAGCCGGCTCTGACGCAGGTCGCCGACGACGAACGTTGGCAACACAGAGTGCGCGATCTAGTCGATGCCCTGCCGCGCGGCCAAATGCTGTATTTCAATCACCAGTCGTTAAATGTGGGCTGGCCGGTCGATTTCAATCACGACCCCATTCACGATATAAATTGGCCCACCGGTTGGTCGCGGCACGGATATCGGCCGTTTGATAAACGCTATAAGGACCTCAAGTGCGTGTGGGAGGCTTCTCGTTTTCAAACGGCTTTTTTGCTAGCACGCGATGTGGTGCGCCACCCCGCCTCGCCGACCGGCGAGCTGTTTTGGCAGTTGTTGGCTGACTGGGACCGGCAGAATCCGTTCGCTGCATCGGCCGGCTGGGCTTGTGGCCAGGAAGCCACTTTCCGGCTCATGGCGTGGCTTTTCGCGGCCTGCGCTTTCGTCGACGCCCCCGAGGCCCGCGCGGAACGCTACCACCGGCTAAGTGAACTGGCCTGTCTGTCTGGTCGGCTGATCGAGCGTAATATCGTCTACGCCCGCAGTCAGAAGAATAATCATGCCATCAGCGAGGCTGCGGGACTGTGGACGCTCGGTCTGATGTTTCCCGAGTTGCGCCGGGCAGCCCAGTGGCGCGAGCGCGGCCGCCGCGTACTTTGCGAGGAAATCGAGCGGCAGATTTATCCCGACGGCTCGTACATCCAACACAGCACGAATTACCATCGCGTCATGATGGACGACGTTCTGTGGGCCATCAGATTGGGAACGTTGCATGGCGACCCTCTCACCGAGTTGCACGCCCCGCTTTCGAAGGCGCTGGTGTGGCTCTCTGCGATGATCGAGCCTCGCACCGGCCGCGTACCCAACTATGGGGCCAATGACGGTGCCGTGGTGCTACCGCTGACGACGTGCGACTACGTCGACTTTCGGCCGGTAGCCCAGGCAGCTAATTACGTGCTGCACGGCACTCGCCTTTACCCTCCCGGGCCATGGGACGAAGAAATGCTCTGGCTGTGCGGGCCAGAATCGTTATCGGCGCGGCAAGCCGAGAAGGCCCGGCCGTCGCCATTTGAAGCACCGAGTGGCGGCTATTACACCCTCAGCGGTCCGCGCTCGTGGCTTTTTACGCGCATTCATTCGTTTCGCGATCGGCCGAACCAGGCTGATATGTTGCACGTTGATTTGTGGTACGACGGCGCGAACGTGTTGCGCGACGGTGGCAGCTTTCACTACGATACCGATCCGCCGTGGCAACACTTTTTCGAATCGACGGCCGGCCACAACACGGTCGAGGTGGACGGCCAGGACCAGATGCAGCGCGGTCCCAGCTTTTTGTGGTTCCGCTGGACGCAGTCCCTGCTGCTGGCGTCGGAGCGCTCATTGGACGGTCGAGTCGGTTTTCTTGCGGGCGAGCACTATGGCTATCGCCGGCTGACGGGACGCGTGGTGCATCGGCGTTCGATCGTCAGAATCCTCGATACATACATAATTGTCGACGATCTCTTAGGGAGTGACGAACACGAGTTGGCCCTACGTTGGCGACTGGCGCCGGCCGAGTGGCAAGATCGTTCCGGAGCCTGGCAGGCCGAGATCGAAGGGCAGCAGCTGGTCCTACGCGTTGTTGCGCCGGCTGGTTTTGCAACCCGCCTTTACCGTGGTGAGGAGGGGGCCGCGCCCGAAGGATGGGAATCGCTCTACTACGCCGACAAGCAGCCAGTGCCGACGATCGTAACGCGAGGACAGGCTTCGTTGCCCGTCAGAATGGTGACCGTTGTGGGCCCAGCGGGCGCCGGTATTACTGTTCCTAGCCTCGATGAACCGGCAGGAGAGAATCCCGTGCGCGTCACGGGAATTAGCGATCGCGCCCTGGCCAGCGAAGTTGCCCGGCTGTCAGGCGGATTAGTCCAGCCCGCCTAG
- a CDS encoding bi-domain-containing oxidoreductase, producing MKQVVQNFGSGVLELLDVPCPTAGRGQLLIQTRASLISAGTERALVEFGQSSLISKAIQSPERVKQVWDKVRTEGLMTTMETVFTRLDEPMPLGYSNAGIVVEVGPGVTHFAAGDRVASNGSHAEMVCRPVNLCAKIPDGVSDEQASFAVLGSIGMQGIRLLRPEMGETVAVFGLGLIGLLAAQLLVQSGARVLGIDPDPRRRELARACGAIPIDVAGDPIAAAIAQTGGHGVDAVLVTASARDDDILSQAARMSRKRGRIVLVGVVNMELNRAEFYDKELSFQVSCSYGPGRYDTQYEEQGVDYPYAFVRWTEQRNIESVLAMMANGRLDVDRLITKRIPHAEAAKAYELLSSDRAQLGVVLEYPAVEPLTSRIVRTTTVPQVTSGAGQVRVGVIGAGAITKRTLLPALAKTGARLVCIASAGGVTAAHAARKYKCESSTTDYRTILDDKNINAVFITVRPNLHAQMVIDALAAGKHVFVEKPLALTRGDLHRVQEAYAASRGLQLTVGFNRRFAPQAVKVHDLLATRSQPAVMNMLINAGAIPHNHWIQDPVITGGRIIGEGCHWIDLASYLVGSPITTVQAVTLGVPQVSNTTSDHMTISLSLADGSLANIHYLANGHRSYPKEMITVFCQGRSLELNNFRQLRGFGWPGFKRLNLFQQDKGHQAEVAAFVERVAQGGSPLIEPVELWNVTEASFAAEEAAAEHTRVNIGT from the coding sequence GTGAAACAAGTCGTGCAAAACTTTGGCTCTGGCGTTCTGGAACTGCTGGACGTCCCCTGCCCCACGGCTGGCCGCGGGCAGTTGTTAATCCAAACGCGCGCCAGCCTTATCTCGGCGGGCACCGAACGTGCACTCGTGGAGTTTGGTCAATCCAGTCTGATTTCCAAGGCGATTCAGAGTCCCGAGCGTGTAAAGCAGGTCTGGGACAAGGTCCGGACAGAGGGGCTCATGACCACGATGGAGACCGTCTTTACCAGGCTGGACGAGCCAATGCCGCTGGGCTACTCCAATGCCGGCATCGTCGTCGAAGTTGGCCCGGGCGTCACCCATTTCGCGGCCGGCGATCGCGTCGCGAGCAACGGCAGCCATGCCGAGATGGTTTGCCGTCCGGTGAACTTGTGCGCGAAAATCCCCGACGGAGTCAGTGACGAGCAAGCCAGCTTCGCGGTGTTAGGATCGATCGGCATGCAAGGTATTCGGCTGCTTCGACCCGAAATGGGCGAAACCGTGGCCGTCTTCGGATTGGGTCTGATCGGACTATTGGCAGCGCAATTGCTCGTGCAATCGGGCGCCCGCGTATTGGGAATCGATCCTGACCCTCGTCGTCGAGAGCTGGCACGCGCTTGCGGCGCCATTCCGATCGATGTGGCAGGCGATCCCATTGCGGCGGCGATAGCACAAACCGGGGGACACGGTGTCGATGCCGTGCTGGTGACCGCCTCTGCCCGCGACGACGATATCCTCAGTCAGGCCGCGCGCATGTCGCGCAAACGTGGTCGGATCGTACTCGTCGGTGTCGTCAACATGGAGCTAAATCGGGCCGAGTTCTACGACAAAGAGCTCTCCTTCCAAGTCTCCTGTTCGTACGGGCCGGGGCGCTACGATACGCAATACGAAGAACAAGGAGTTGACTATCCTTACGCATTCGTCCGATGGACCGAGCAGCGCAATATCGAGTCCGTTCTGGCGATGATGGCCAATGGCCGTCTCGACGTCGACCGTTTGATAACAAAGCGCATTCCTCATGCCGAGGCGGCCAAGGCCTATGAGTTGCTGTCCAGCGATCGGGCACAATTGGGCGTTGTGCTCGAGTATCCGGCGGTCGAGCCGTTGACGAGCCGCATTGTTCGCACCACCACGGTGCCCCAGGTGACGAGTGGCGCCGGTCAGGTGAGGGTGGGCGTCATCGGCGCCGGAGCCATCACCAAGCGTACATTGCTGCCAGCATTGGCCAAGACCGGAGCGCGACTGGTTTGTATCGCTAGTGCCGGCGGCGTGACCGCGGCCCATGCCGCGCGCAAATACAAATGCGAATCGAGCACCACTGATTACCGCACCATTCTGGACGACAAAAATATTAACGCCGTGTTCATCACGGTGCGCCCCAATTTGCACGCCCAGATGGTGATCGATGCGCTGGCAGCCGGCAAGCACGTGTTTGTCGAAAAGCCGCTGGCCCTCACGCGGGGCGATTTGCATCGAGTGCAAGAAGCATACGCCGCCAGCCGCGGCCTGCAATTGACCGTGGGATTCAATCGTCGCTTCGCGCCACAAGCGGTAAAGGTTCACGATCTGCTGGCCACCCGGTCGCAACCGGCGGTCATGAACATGCTCATCAACGCCGGCGCCATACCGCACAATCATTGGATCCAGGACCCGGTAATCACAGGGGGTCGCATCATTGGCGAAGGCTGCCATTGGATCGATTTGGCAAGCTACCTGGTCGGCTCGCCGATCACGACAGTGCAAGCGGTCACATTGGGCGTGCCGCAGGTATCGAACACGACGAGCGACCATATGACGATCTCCCTGTCGCTGGCCGACGGCTCGCTAGCGAATATCCATTATCTGGCCAATGGTCACCGTTCGTATCCCAAGGAAATGATCACGGTCTTTTGCCAGGGCCGCTCGTTGGAACTGAATAACTTTCGTCAACTGCGTGGATTCGGCTGGCCAGGATTCAAGCGGCTCAACCTGTTTCAGCAGGACAAGGGTCACCAGGCCGAAGTCGCGGCATTCGTCGAGCGCGTGGCTCAAGGGGGCTCACCGCTCATCGAGCCTGTCGAATTGTGGAACGTTACGGAAGCCTCTTTTGCCGCCGAAGAGGCCGCGGCCGAGCACACCCGTGTAAACATCGGCACGTAG
- the wecC gene encoding UDP-N-acetyl-D-mannosamine dehydrogenase, with the protein MSSDQSRESRGPRTFVPAETKVCVMGLGYIGLPTASILANKGYHVFGVDVRPEVVETINRGQIHIEEPDLDILVRSAVNSGQLKAGLEPQPADIFIICVPTPINPDHSPDLSFVEQASRAIRSHVRAGNLIILESTSPPLTTDDIVLRYAVPDGLAPGRDVYVAHCPERVLPGRILLEAVQNDRVVGGITPACSRRAKEFYETFVNGDVYATSAKTAEVTKLVENSYRDVNIAFANELSILADHLEIDPWELISLANRHPRVNILSPGPGVGGHCISVDPWFLVHAAPQYTPLIRTAREVNDAKPHHVVEHVAKLARQFHAPKIGCLGLTYKADVDDLRESPSLEIVRDLRKLNLGEVMACDPYVSSKRFTEFPLHPLTDVLQQSQLLVLLTDHRQFRDISRKVLQEKVVIDTRGVWR; encoded by the coding sequence ATGAGTTCCGATCAGAGCCGCGAATCCCGTGGCCCCCGCACGTTTGTGCCGGCAGAAACAAAAGTTTGCGTAATGGGACTGGGCTACATCGGCCTCCCCACGGCAAGCATTTTGGCCAATAAGGGATACCACGTCTTCGGCGTCGATGTGCGACCTGAGGTTGTCGAGACAATCAACCGGGGCCAGATTCACATCGAAGAACCGGACCTGGATATCCTCGTGCGCTCGGCTGTGAACAGCGGTCAGTTGAAGGCCGGGCTCGAGCCCCAGCCCGCTGACATCTTCATCATTTGCGTCCCCACGCCCATCAACCCCGACCACTCGCCCGATCTGTCATTCGTAGAACAAGCATCGCGCGCCATTCGCTCCCACGTGCGGGCCGGCAATCTGATCATTCTGGAATCCACAAGTCCCCCGCTGACGACCGACGATATCGTATTGCGCTACGCAGTGCCGGATGGGTTGGCCCCTGGGCGTGATGTGTACGTGGCGCATTGTCCAGAGCGTGTCCTTCCCGGTCGGATCCTACTCGAAGCCGTACAGAACGACCGCGTTGTCGGTGGCATCACGCCAGCCTGCTCGCGACGCGCGAAGGAGTTCTACGAGACCTTCGTCAATGGTGACGTATACGCCACTAGCGCCAAAACGGCTGAAGTCACGAAGCTAGTCGAGAATTCCTACCGCGACGTAAACATTGCCTTCGCCAATGAGTTGTCGATCCTGGCCGACCATCTCGAGATTGACCCCTGGGAGCTGATTTCACTGGCCAATCGGCATCCACGCGTGAACATCCTGTCGCCCGGCCCGGGTGTCGGTGGGCACTGCATTAGTGTCGATCCTTGGTTCCTGGTTCACGCAGCTCCGCAATACACCCCGCTGATTCGTACGGCCCGAGAAGTCAATGACGCCAAGCCGCATCACGTCGTCGAGCACGTGGCGAAATTGGCCCGGCAGTTTCACGCCCCCAAGATCGGCTGCCTGGGCCTGACCTACAAGGCGGACGTGGACGACCTGCGCGAAAGCCCTTCGCTTGAGATCGTGCGCGACCTGCGCAAGCTGAACCTGGGCGAGGTCATGGCCTGCGACCCCTACGTCTCGTCGAAGCGTTTTACTGAGTTTCCGTTGCACCCCCTTACCGATGTCCTACAACAAAGTCAATTGCTCGTGCTGCTGACCGATCATCGGCAGTTCCGCGACATTTCACGCAAAGTCTTGCAAGAAAAGGTCGTCATCGATACGCGCGGTGTATGGCGCTAA
- the wecB gene encoding UDP-N-acetylglucosamine 2-epimerase (non-hydrolyzing), translating into MRRLRPLLIFGTRPEAIKMAPVVHECLRRKEQIEPIVCLTGQHREMLAQVTDYFGLTADLDLALMQPNQTLAELTARCFQGLDGALAQFQPDCVVAQGDTTTVMVAALAAFYRRLPFVHVEAGLRTGNLQAPWPEEMNRRVASIVTTVHCAPTERSAENLRAEQVPATSIFVTGNTVIDALLWAVERERAGGARWRDKYAALGNHRMVLITGHRRENFGQGFQDICQAIGALADRFPDVQFVYPVHLNPNVQQPVRDLLGDKANVHLTEPAPYPEFVWLMDRSTVILTDSGGVQEEAPSLRKPILVMRETTERPEALDAGAVELVGTSVERIVASLTRLLTDPQEYARRQLDQNPYGDGQAAGRIVDIMLKQGWQK; encoded by the coding sequence GTGCGCCGACTTCGCCCCCTCTTGATCTTTGGCACGCGTCCCGAGGCCATCAAAATGGCTCCGGTAGTGCATGAATGCTTGCGCCGCAAGGAGCAAATCGAGCCAATCGTCTGCCTCACGGGGCAGCATCGCGAAATGCTAGCCCAGGTGACCGATTACTTTGGGCTGACGGCAGATCTTGATCTGGCACTCATGCAGCCCAATCAAACGCTCGCCGAATTGACGGCGCGGTGCTTTCAGGGTCTTGATGGAGCGCTCGCGCAATTCCAGCCCGATTGTGTTGTCGCTCAGGGCGATACCACAACGGTCATGGTCGCGGCGCTAGCAGCCTTTTATCGTCGCCTGCCGTTCGTGCATGTCGAGGCCGGCTTGCGGACGGGTAACCTGCAGGCCCCCTGGCCCGAGGAAATGAACCGCCGCGTGGCTAGCATTGTCACGACGGTACATTGCGCGCCCACAGAGCGATCGGCCGAAAACCTTCGGGCCGAGCAGGTGCCCGCGACGAGCATCTTTGTCACGGGCAACACGGTGATCGATGCCCTGCTGTGGGCCGTCGAGCGGGAACGGGCCGGAGGCGCACGCTGGCGTGACAAGTATGCCGCGCTGGGCAACCATCGCATGGTGCTGATCACGGGGCATCGACGCGAGAACTTTGGCCAGGGATTTCAAGATATATGTCAGGCCATCGGCGCGCTGGCAGACCGATTTCCGGATGTGCAGTTTGTTTATCCGGTACATTTGAACCCCAATGTGCAGCAGCCGGTCCGCGACCTGCTGGGGGATAAGGCTAACGTACACTTGACCGAACCGGCACCCTACCCGGAATTTGTGTGGTTGATGGATCGCTCGACCGTAATCCTCACCGATTCCGGCGGCGTGCAGGAAGAGGCGCCGTCGCTTCGTAAACCGATCCTGGTAATGCGCGAGACGACCGAGCGGCCTGAAGCCCTGGATGCCGGCGCCGTCGAGCTGGTCGGCACCAGCGTCGAACGGATCGTGGCGTCGCTGACCCGGCTGTTAACCGACCCTCAGGAGTATGCACGGAGGCAGCTCGATCAGAACCCTTATGGCGACGGCCAGGCGGCCGGCCGCATTGTGGACATCATGTTGAAGCAAGGCTGGCAAAAATGA
- a CDS encoding acetyltransferase, which translates to MEKKRLYIAGAGGFGREVAAWARDFCQSAGDFDLVGFLDDRPDALGDFPSDLRVVGNVDSHRFESQDRVFVAICEPRVKMQIVDKLKGRAQFATIIHPMAIIGSHCKIGVGSILCPHAALTTNVTIGDHVHLNLKVTVGHDSRVGSFSTLNSHTDITGAVVIEEAVFMGSHAVVLPRGHVGAFARIGAGSVVLRHVAAGETVLGVPAHRV; encoded by the coding sequence ATGGAAAAGAAACGCCTCTATATCGCCGGAGCCGGAGGTTTCGGGCGCGAAGTCGCCGCCTGGGCCAGGGATTTCTGTCAATCCGCTGGCGATTTTGACCTGGTTGGCTTTCTCGATGACCGGCCCGACGCCCTGGGGGACTTCCCCAGCGACCTGCGCGTCGTAGGAAACGTCGACTCGCACCGTTTCGAATCGCAGGATCGGGTGTTTGTCGCGATCTGCGAGCCACGCGTGAAGATGCAGATCGTCGACAAGCTCAAGGGCCGCGCACAGTTTGCCACCATAATTCACCCCATGGCCATCATCGGCTCCCACTGCAAAATCGGCGTCGGTTCAATTCTCTGTCCTCATGCCGCTTTGACGACCAATGTCACAATCGGCGACCATGTCCATCTGAATCTGAAGGTAACCGTAGGACACGACTCACGCGTCGGTTCGTTCTCGACGCTCAACAGTCACACCGACATCACCGGGGCCGTCGTCATCGAAGAGGCGGTTTTCATGGGCTCGCACGCGGTTGTATTGCCGCGAGGGCACGTCGGCGCCTTCGCCCGCATCGGCGCTGGCAGCGTTGTGCTGCGGCACGTTGCCGCCGGGGAAACGGTTCTTGGCGTGCCGGCACATAGGGTTTAG
- a CDS encoding SDR family NAD(P)-dependent oxidoreductase, whose amino-acid sequence MIVNPFSLEGKRVLVTGASSGIGRAAAQMCAQLGATLICLGRDEQRLQQTLGSLAGDGHVVRVADLDDADVLPPMLQDLTAEIGPLSGLVHSAGVLRSTPLRVAKADDFLSQYRTNTVSAALLLKAASRRGVSSPQGCSVVLIGSVVSMLGAAGLAAYCASKAALTGLARTAALELATARIRVNAVLPGMVETKMASDYRATMAADQVQAIEQMHPLGLGQPADVAGAIVFLLSDASRWITGSCLTVDGGYSAH is encoded by the coding sequence ATGATCGTCAATCCATTCAGCCTGGAAGGAAAGCGAGTGCTGGTAACAGGCGCTTCCTCGGGCATCGGACGGGCAGCGGCGCAAATGTGTGCCCAACTCGGCGCCACACTGATCTGCTTAGGTCGCGACGAACAGCGGCTGCAACAGACACTCGGCTCCCTTGCCGGTGACGGCCACGTGGTGCGCGTGGCCGACTTGGACGACGCCGATGTCCTGCCCCCAATGCTGCAAGACTTGACGGCCGAGATCGGTCCGCTGTCTGGATTAGTTCATTCGGCCGGCGTGCTGCGTTCGACGCCGCTGCGAGTAGCCAAGGCCGACGACTTTCTGAGTCAGTATCGTACGAACACGGTCAGTGCGGCCCTGCTCCTAAAGGCGGCCTCGCGGCGGGGCGTGAGTAGCCCCCAGGGATGTTCGGTTGTCCTGATCGGTTCGGTCGTGAGCATGCTAGGGGCCGCCGGACTGGCGGCCTATTGCGCGTCGAAAGCCGCGCTGACAGGACTCGCGCGAACCGCGGCGTTGGAACTGGCCACCGCACGCATTCGCGTGAATGCCGTGCTGCCCGGCATGGTCGAGACTAAGATGGCCAGCGATTATCGCGCTACAATGGCCGCCGACCAGGTACAAGCCATCGAACAAATGCATCCGCTGGGTTTGGGGCAGCCGGCCGATGTGGCCGGCGCTATCGTCTTCCTGCTGTCCGATGCGTCCCGTTGGATTACCGGAAGTTGCCTGACGGTCGACGGAGGCTATTCGGCCCACTAA
- a CDS encoding phosphopantetheine-binding protein, producing MPASDTEFVRRLAEALNENQASVQESTVLADLEGWDSVGQLSVIALVDEYFNRRINVDALRKCQRVSDLLQLVDGQS from the coding sequence ATGCCGGCTTCTGACACTGAGTTCGTCCGTAGACTCGCCGAGGCCCTTAACGAAAATCAAGCCTCGGTCCAGGAAAGCACCGTGCTTGCCGACCTTGAGGGCTGGGACTCCGTGGGACAACTGTCCGTCATTGCCCTAGTCGACGAATATTTCAACCGTCGGATTAATGTCGATGCGCTGCGAAAATGCCAGCGCGTGAGCGACCTGCTGCAACTGGTCGATGGTCAATCCTAA